One window from the genome of Thermodesulfovibrionia bacterium encodes:
- a CDS encoding TonB family protein: MKPYRYLAISVAISVLAHLILLALLSETYLTQKGITPVFNVDLVAPPEVERNVLATVIPRRLIKQTRREAPLVKSPKSVLLTKPETMFGDGDSNKVSENIAESAAVDRSEAGPESKTTVVDTSSEISKDGFYLAGESSLYNREKIVKRGEGVSSERKVISFDTSDLKYRGYMRSLKEKIEGIWQYPEEAKKRGRSGDLNMRFVINRNGTLGEIEIIRPSGFPELDNAAKKAVKDASPFWPLPRDWEGDDYAIDGHFIYDMRGPYVW; the protein is encoded by the coding sequence CATACCTTACACAGAAGGGGATTACGCCTGTATTTAATGTCGATCTTGTAGCCCCGCCTGAAGTTGAAAGAAATGTGCTTGCAACGGTAATTCCCAGGCGTTTAATAAAGCAGACAAGAAGAGAGGCTCCTCTGGTGAAATCTCCGAAGTCCGTTCTTTTAACTAAGCCTGAGACAATGTTTGGAGATGGGGATTCAAATAAGGTTTCAGAAAATATTGCCGAATCAGCTGCCGTTGATAGGTCAGAAGCCGGCCCTGAAAGCAAAACAACTGTTGTTGACACTTCTTCAGAAATATCCAAAGACGGGTTTTATCTTGCGGGTGAATCCTCACTCTACAACAGAGAAAAGATAGTGAAGCGCGGAGAAGGTGTATCATCAGAGAGAAAGGTTATCTCTTTTGATACGTCAGACCTGAAATACAGGGGTTATATGAGATCTTTGAAAGAGAAGATAGAGGGGATATGGCAGTATCCTGAGGAAGCTAAAAAGCGTGGGAGATCAGGTGATCTTAATATGAGATTTGTGATAAACAGAAACGGAACGCTTGGTGAAATAGAGATCATAAGGCCGTCAGGTTTCCCGGAGCTTGATAATGCTGCAAAGAAGGCTGTGAAAGACGCATCCCCTTTTTGGCCTTTGCCCCGGGACTGGGAAGGAGATGACTATGCAATTGACGGCCATTTCATTTATGACATGCGCGGTCCTTATGTATGGTAG
- the cdaA gene encoding diadenylate cyclase CdaA — MEILKLVKWQDILDVIIVAAIIYRLLLIIKGTRAAHMLIGLSVIFAVFLFSGRLKLYTIDWIIQTLWAQIVLAVIILFQPEIRKALAHMGKAKFLPSFSSAEGLRSREEIVKAAVSLANREMGALMVIERENSLDEIMEIGTQLDAKVSQEILLSIFHTSSPIHDGAVVIRGNRIISAGCFLPLTLSSKLSKSFGTRHRAGIGLTEETDAVVVIVSEETGTISVAIGGRIMKNMDSGKLRDFLTESFSTTKVKKR; from the coding sequence ATGGAAATACTGAAGCTCGTAAAATGGCAGGACATCCTTGACGTTATTATTGTAGCGGCCATAATCTATCGGCTCCTTCTGATAATCAAGGGGACCAGGGCCGCGCATATGCTTATAGGATTGTCGGTCATCTTTGCCGTATTCCTCTTTTCCGGCCGGCTCAAGCTCTATACAATAGACTGGATAATCCAGACGCTCTGGGCGCAAATCGTCCTTGCGGTTATCATACTGTTCCAGCCGGAGATCAGGAAGGCGCTGGCGCATATGGGCAAGGCGAAGTTCCTGCCTTCTTTCTCAAGCGCGGAAGGGCTCAGGTCGCGTGAAGAGATAGTGAAGGCGGCGGTCTCGCTTGCCAACAGGGAGATGGGCGCGCTTATGGTAATTGAGAGAGAGAACAGCCTTGATGAGATAATGGAGATAGGCACGCAGCTTGACGCTAAGGTCTCACAGGAAATCCTACTAAGCATATTTCATACATCCTCTCCTATTCACGACGGCGCAGTTGTCATACGAGGCAACCGCATTATCTCTGCCGGGTGTTTTCTGCCTCTGACATTAAGTTCGAAACTGTCAAAGTCTTTCGGCACAAGGCACAGGGCCGGGATAGGGCTTACTGAAGAGACCGATGCTGTTGTGGTGATAGTTTCTGAGGAGACAGGGACTATCTCTGTTGCCATAGGAGGCAGGATAATGAAGAATATGGATTCCGGCAAGCTCAGGGATTTTCTCACAGAGAGCTTCAGCACGACAAAGGTTAAAAAAAGATGA
- a CDS encoding CdaR family protein, which produces MIKEFFLTNIWLKLISLVFAVSLWFFVITGSQIETVVQVPIKFVNMPKGLELAVAPDKVSVGIEGYERVIDGLGKHDITFELNMSKVKNGMNVFTLSEENVKLPGHLEVNSISPQTVSLMLQERN; this is translated from the coding sequence ATGATAAAGGAATTCTTTCTTACAAATATATGGCTAAAGCTGATATCGCTCGTCTTCGCTGTCTCTCTCTGGTTCTTTGTTATCACCGGCAGCCAGATCGAGACAGTTGTTCAGGTGCCGATAAAGTTTGTTAACATGCCGAAGGGGCTGGAGTTAGCTGTTGCGCCTGATAAAGTAAGTGTCGGCATAGAAGGATATGAGAGGGTCATTGATGGACTTGGGAAGCATGACATCACATTTGAGTTGAATATGAGCAAGGTTAAAAACGGCATGAATGTTTTTACGCTCTCTGAAGAGAATGTTAAACTGCCGGGACATCTTGAAGTGAACAGCATCTCTCCACAGACTGTCAGTCTGATGCTTCAGGAAAGGAATTAG
- the glmM gene encoding phosphoglucosamine mutase: MESEGKKRMKLFGTDGIRGKANHPPITGEIAFEVGRAAAYVLKKKHGRDMILIGKDTRLSGYMIESALTSGICSMGVDVILVGPMPTPGIAFVARSLRVDAGIVISASHNPYDDNGIKFFSSDGFKLPDSVEREIEDMVFSEELKNIRPEGDGIGKAHRVDDASGRYIEYVKASFPKGKTLEGMKIVVDCANGATYKITPHVLSELGADVIAIHDKPDGININANCGSTYPEVIQKAVIENNADIGISHDGDGDRVILCDEKGEIVDGDKIMAVCALDMKKEGTLKNNLVVATVMSNIGFELYLKKSGIDLIRTQVGDRYVVEEMIKGGYNLGGEQSGHIIFLDYNTTGDGAICALQVLAVMIKTGQSLSELASQVPIYPQVLINVTVPKAKKIEKFPNVLKAVEAAEKKLKGGRILVRPSGTGPKIRVMVEGDDMKKIRKIAEEVAEVIKTEMG, encoded by the coding sequence ATGGAATCTGAAGGGAAAAAAAGGATGAAACTTTTCGGAACTGACGGCATAAGGGGCAAGGCAAATCATCCTCCTATCACCGGCGAGATAGCCTTTGAGGTCGGCCGCGCCGCTGCGTATGTCCTTAAGAAGAAGCACGGCCGCGACATGATCCTCATAGGTAAGGACACCAGGCTTTCAGGGTATATGATCGAGAGCGCGCTTACATCAGGGATATGTTCGATGGGAGTTGATGTTATCCTGGTCGGCCCGATGCCCACGCCCGGCATAGCATTTGTCGCAAGGAGCCTCAGGGTAGACGCTGGTATAGTCATATCAGCTTCACACAATCCATATGATGATAACGGGATAAAGTTCTTCTCCTCAGACGGCTTCAAGCTCCCTGACAGCGTTGAGAGAGAGATAGAGGATATGGTCTTCTCAGAAGAGCTTAAGAATATACGGCCTGAGGGAGACGGCATAGGAAAGGCGCATAGAGTTGATGACGCATCCGGCAGGTATATTGAATATGTAAAGGCATCTTTCCCCAAGGGCAAGACGCTTGAGGGAATGAAGATAGTCGTTGACTGCGCCAACGGCGCCACTTACAAAATAACCCCGCATGTGCTGAGCGAGCTTGGAGCGGATGTTATAGCCATTCATGACAAGCCTGATGGTATTAACATAAATGCAAACTGCGGCTCGACATATCCTGAGGTGATACAGAAGGCGGTCATTGAAAATAATGCTGACATAGGCATCTCACATGACGGCGACGGCGACAGGGTCATACTCTGCGATGAAAAGGGAGAGATTGTTGACGGCGACAAGATAATGGCGGTCTGCGCCCTTGATATGAAGAAAGAAGGGACGCTGAAGAATAACCTCGTTGTTGCCACGGTCATGAGCAATATAGGTTTTGAACTTTATCTGAAAAAATCAGGCATCGACCTGATAAGGACGCAGGTAGGCGACAGGTATGTTGTTGAAGAGATGATCAAGGGAGGTTATAACCTCGGCGGCGAGCAGTCAGGGCACATAATATTCCTCGACTACAACACGACTGGTGACGGTGCCATATGCGCCCTTCAGGTGCTTGCCGTAATGATAAAGACCGGCCAGTCGCTTTCAGAACTTGCGTCACAAGTGCCGATATATCCGCAGGTGCTTATAAATGTCACTGTGCCAAAGGCAAAAAAGATAGAGAAGTTCCCTAATGTGCTTAAGGCTGTTGAAGCGGCTGAGAAGAAGCTCAAGGGCGGCAGGATCCTGGTAAGGCCCTCTGGAACAGGGCCCAAGATAAGGGTGATGGTTGAGGGCGATGATATGAAGAAGATCCGTAAAATAGCAGAGGAGGTTGCCGAGGTCATAAAGACTGAGATGGGGTGA